One window of Neptuniibacter halophilus genomic DNA carries:
- a CDS encoding sigma-54-dependent transcriptional regulator has translation MSRILIVEDETIIRSALRRLLEKNHFQVDDAASVDEASDRFNLLDFNLIISDLRLPGAPGTDLISLAKNVPVLIMTSYASLRSAVDAMKLGAVDYIAKPFDHDEMIASVQKILSSTTPETTETTRSTPENTMAGQIFGSCPAMKELFRRISKVARTPATVLIQGESGTGKELAARAIHEQSDRAGTPMISVNCAAIPESLIESELFGHEKGAFTGATAGRSGLLEAADGGTLFLDEIGELPLEAQARLLRFLQEGEIRRVGSVQSKKVDVRLIAATHRNLKELAKQQAFREDLYYRLYVMELRIPPLRERGNDILEIADRMLSKVSQKMQTGPLTFTQHARQIMLGYHWPGNVRELENAIERAVILADGDQISTDLLGLDLPKPSLNELEDQFAARSRDSVAVPMQEKEEQANLSLDDYFQRFVLENQDQLSETELAKKLGVSRKCLWERRQKLGIPRKPRKQA, from the coding sequence ATGAGCCGAATTCTGATTGTAGAAGATGAAACAATTATCCGGTCTGCCCTGCGCAGGCTGCTGGAAAAAAACCATTTTCAGGTCGATGATGCCGCGTCTGTCGACGAAGCAAGCGACCGCTTCAACCTGCTTGACTTCAATCTGATCATCAGCGATCTGCGCCTGCCCGGCGCCCCCGGAACGGATCTGATCAGTCTGGCCAAAAACGTGCCGGTACTGATCATGACCAGCTATGCCAGCCTGCGCTCCGCCGTTGATGCCATGAAGCTGGGCGCCGTCGACTATATTGCCAAGCCGTTTGACCATGATGAGATGATCGCTTCGGTACAGAAGATCCTTTCCAGCACGACCCCGGAAACCACAGAGACCACCCGCAGCACCCCGGAAAATACCATGGCAGGGCAGATTTTCGGTTCCTGTCCGGCCATGAAGGAACTGTTCAGGCGAATCAGCAAAGTGGCCCGGACTCCGGCCACCGTTCTGATTCAGGGTGAATCCGGAACCGGTAAAGAACTCGCCGCCCGCGCAATCCATGAACAGAGTGATCGTGCAGGCACCCCGATGATTTCGGTGAACTGTGCAGCGATCCCGGAAAGTCTGATCGAATCCGAGCTGTTTGGCCACGAAAAAGGCGCCTTTACCGGCGCGACAGCCGGACGCAGCGGTCTGCTGGAAGCCGCCGATGGCGGCACCCTGTTCCTCGACGAGATCGGCGAACTGCCACTGGAAGCTCAGGCCCGGCTGCTGCGATTTTTGCAGGAGGGTGAGATCCGTCGGGTGGGCTCGGTACAATCGAAGAAGGTCGATGTACGTCTGATTGCAGCAACCCACCGCAATCTGAAAGAACTGGCTAAACAACAGGCGTTCCGTGAAGACCTGTACTACCGGTTATACGTTATGGAACTGCGCATCCCTCCTCTGCGTGAACGGGGGAATGACATTCTTGAGATCGCTGACCGTATGCTCAGCAAGGTCAGCCAGAAAATGCAGACCGGCCCGCTGACTTTCACCCAGCACGCCCGGCAGATCATGCTTGGCTATCACTGGCCGGGTAACGTCCGCGAACTGGAAAACGCGATAGAACGCGCGGTGATTCTGGCCGATGGTGATCAGATCAGTACCGACCTGCTGGGTCTGGATCTGCCTAAACCAAGCCTCAATGAACTGGAAGATCAGTTTGCCGCCAGAAGCCGCGATTCAGTAGCCGTGCCCATGCAGGAAAAAGAGGAGCAGGCCAATCTCTCACTGGATGATTATTTCCAGCGTTTCGTACTGGAGAATCAGGATCAGCTCAGTGAAACCGAACTGGCGAAAAAGCTCGGGGTCAGCCGTAAATGCCTTTGGGAGCGCCGTCAGAAGCTGGGCATTCCGCGAAAACCCCGAAAGCAGGCCTGA